Proteins found in one Zea mays cultivar B73 chromosome 1, Zm-B73-REFERENCE-NAM-5.0, whole genome shotgun sequence genomic segment:
- the LOC103631822 gene encoding dentin sialophosphoprotein isoform X1: MYKLSGRGGGRGGSGAAKRPLPPHGRGRGGASSIGGMAGPPRGRAGAGAATQPAGRDEAFRLESSGPPAFAAIIRLTPDLVDEIRRAEEAGGGARIKFNPNMYNSSENVIDVSGKEFKFTWASERGELCDIYEERQSGEDGNGLLLECGSAWRKVNVQRILDESTKNLVKMRSEEAERLSKSRKSIVLDPANPSVKSQAKSMAAAAVEGNPRRMHWKQKNEFFKKNKAAVITPTKSVSKVKLSNNIPKGNISSSPAPSPEQPGASNPSFPVGSDANNEVTTPFDLNKGENSKHEKSTASKMSNKGINRRASSHAANVDNNTKEVRSYLISVLSKNPKGMGLKALEKVAADAFPNASKKIESIVKNIANYQGPERYVLKPGLEVESSKRHASEGVRSISENIEESAPSLKIDDPDICERIDIVGSPLAVTDGKLSNDSEGKAGTSSDSGSDSDSDSDSSDSGSDSESQSRSAAETGSGSSSDSDSDASSSSKEGSDAIVDITSDDDKANTAHTKVVDDLNLSSSPRDLTRLNVDDEQIDIGTNLDYRSASPHIDLNNFNTGNDDAAAEGFSSGNLNKPSEMPGSKNMTNTRMDSIGVDNKHNEMSFVDNLFDDSMRAASENSPKGEAGQLTVQHGNKRKSTSKDESKLVPVNIAKPKLKRSSGSENSTAKPESAKKAKPDVTSPIGSLSEHKRSLPPEKHTNDRLNKETGNVSRDASRDSSPAMKGRPSAPGNLQRIDQSPNLPIPTMHSEGTKGNAVKSSSKKKSDKMQKPWHGIDGDFGSCYSHGVDHHANFDGSDDSSTRKRSRHENPLIDDKMLKHSKDTNANINSMNLTKSSREIVVPDEVTAFPESNESNGEPSNSQRDNVEKSPYGKKKLQRELSDLELGELRETSLENDDGRIRKQFERNSSSKSLDAKLTGVNNFYPSINDRKTPVTVFHDKRKPSPQEYGNRGHVNQEGFQRKAAVYAFDDNRPQQRENFPESLHLPKIDNSDSENIMYPDRSGEKTSKRETRMAHSGMLEYADMQKKKATSRLPQNGTNNVIVSRMQKSISTSDNEERSRNNSLIETKTGRKRRDSSSDDDNLFFSKYDKDAPELKGPIKDFSQFEDYVQEYNEKYGVYSYLSSQIDKTKSDFLRVQDDLNVAKERDKEQYYNTVERLRDMYHESGARHKLMKKVFLLLHEELQIIKQRIKDFSEAY; this comes from the exons ATGTACAAGCTCAGTGGCCGTGGTGGTGGgcgcggcggcagcggcgcggcAAAGCGCCCGCTGCCCCCCCACGGCCGCGGCCGGGGCGGCGCCTCCTCTATCGGCGGGATGGCCGGGCCGCCCCGCGgtcgcgccggcgccggcgctgcAACGCAGCCGGCGGGGCGCGACGAGGCGTTCCGCCTCGAGTCCAGCGGGCCGCCAGCCTTTGCGGCTATAATACGGCTGACGCCCGACCTCGTCGACGAGATCCGGCGGGCGGAGGAGGCCGGTGGAGGCGCCCGCATCAAGTTCAACCCTAACATGTACAACTCGTCGGAGAAC GTTATAGATGTTAGTGGAAAAGAATTCAAATTCACCTGGGCATCTGAACGTGGCGAATTGTGTGATATTTATGAAGAACGTCAGAGTGGAGAGGATGGAAATGGGTTGCTTCTGGAGTGTGGCTCTGCTTGGCGCAAGGTGAATGTGCAACGCATTTTGGATGAATCAACAAAGAACCTTGTGAAAATGCGCTCAGAGGAGGCTGAACGTCTCTCAAAATCTCGAAA ATCAATCGTGCTGGACCCTGCCAATCCATCTGTCAAGAGTCAGGCCAAGTCAATGGCTGCAGCAGCTGTAGAAG GCAATCCACGGAGGATGCACTGGAAGCAGAAGAATGAATTTTTTAAGAAGAATAAAG CTGCTGTTATCACCCCAACCAAATCAGTTTCGAAGGTCAAGTTATCTAACAATATTCCCAAAGGGAATATCTCGAGTTCACCTGCACCTTCTCCTGAACAACCTGGAGCAAGCAATCCTTCATTTCCTGTTGGATCAGATGCAAATAATGAAGTCACAACACCTTTTGATTTGAACAAAGGGGAAAACAGTAAACATGAGAAATCGACTGCAAGTAAGATGTCTAACAAAGGTATAAATCGCCGTGCAAGTTCTCATGCTGCAAATGTGGATAATAATACAAAAGAAGTGCGAAGCTACTTGATATCTGTGCTCTCAAAAAATCCAAAAGGAATGGGCCTAAAG GCCTTGGAGAAAGTTGCTGCAGATGCATTTCCAAATGCATCAAAGAAAATAGAGAGCATCGTCAAGAAT ATTGCAAATTACCAAGGGCCTGAGAGGTATGTTCTCAAACCAGGGTTGGAGGTAGAAAGCTCTAAAAGGCATGCATCTGAAGGAGTAAG ATCCATCAGCGAGAATATTGAGGAATCTGCTCCAAGCCTAAAGATTGATGATCCTGATATATGTGAGAGGATTGACATTGTGGGCTCCCCACTTGCTGTAACAGATGGAAAACTCAGTAATGATAGTGAAGGTAAGGCTGGAACTTCCAGTGACAGTGGAAGTGACAGCGATAGTGATAGTGACAGCAGTGACAGTGGAAGTGATAGTGAGAGCCAAAGCAGAAGTGCTGCGGAAACTGGTAGTGGGAGTAGCAGTGATAGTGACAGTGATGCCTCATCAAGCAGCAAGGAAGGATCTGATGCAATTGTTGATATTACAAGTGATGATGACAAAGCAAATACAGCACACACAAAAGTAGTAGATGACCTTAATTTGTCTTCATCACCAAGAGATTTGACAAGACTTAATGTTGACGATGAACAAATTGACATTGGAACAAATCTGGACTACAGGAGTGCATCACCCCATATTGATCTGAACAATTTTAATACTGGCAATGATGATGCAGCAGCAGAGGGCTTTAGTTCTGGCAACCTGAACAAGCCATCTGAAATGCCGGGAAGCAAGAACATGACAAACACCAGAATGGATTCTATCGGAGTTGATAACAAGCACAATGAAATGTCTTTCGTGGACAACCTTTTCGATGATTCCATGAGAGCAGCCAGTGAGAACTCACCCAAGGGGGAAGCTGGTCAATTGACAGTGCAGCATGGCAATAAGAGAAAATCAACATCTAAGGATGAATCAAAACTCGTCCCAGTGAATATTGCCAAACCCAAATTAAAAAGGTCTTCTGGTAGTGAGAACTCCACAGCAAAGCCTGAGAGTGCCAAAAAGGCCAAACCTGACGTAACATCACCAATAGGTTCTTTATCAGAACACAAAAGAAGTTTACCCCCTGAAAAGCATACCAATGATAGGTTGAACAAGGAGACGGGGAATGTTAGCCGTGATGCTTCACGAGATAGCAGTCCTGCCAtgaaaggaagaccttcagctcctGGAAATTTACAGAGGATAGATCAGAGCCCAAATTTACCTATCCCAACAATGCATTCTGAGGGAACAAAAGGAAATGCTGTTAAATCAAGTTCAAAGAAAAAATCAGATAAGATGCAGAAACCATGGCATGGTATTGATGGTGACTTTGGCTCATGTTATTCACATGGTGTAGATCACCATGCCAATTTTGATGGCTCTGATGATTCTTCCACAAGAAAAAGGAGTAGACATGAGAATCCTCTTATTGATGATAAAATGCTTAAGCATTCGAAGGACACTAATGCTAATATAAATTCCATGAATTTAACCAAAAGTTCCAGAGAAATTGTTGTGCCTGATGAGGTAACTGCTTTTCCTGAATCTAATGAAAGTAATGGTGAGCCATCAAATTCACAAAGAGATAATGTTGAGAAATCACCTTATGGTAAAAAAAAGCTCCAGAGAGAGCTTTCTGATCTTGAGTTGGGTGAACTTCGCGAGACTTCTTTGGAAAATGATGATGGAAGGATAAGGAAGCAATTTGAGAGAAATAGTTCCTCCAAGTCGCTTGATGCTAAACTAACTGGTGTAAATAACTTCTACCCCAGTATAAATGACAGGAAGACTCCTGTAACCGTCTTTCATGATAAGAGGAAACCTTCACCTCAAGAATATGGAAATAGAGGCCATGTAAACCAGGAAGGGTTTCAGAGGAAGGCAGCAGTGTACGCGTTTGATGATAATAGGCCTCAACAAAGAGAGAATTTTCCAGAGAGCCTGCATTTGCCAAAGATTGATAATTCAGATTCTGAGAACATAATGTATCCAGATAGGTCAGGAGAAAAAACAAGCAAAAGGGAAACTAGGATGGCACATAGTGGAATGCTAGAGTATGCTGATATgcagaagaagaaagcaacctcAAGGCTTCCACAGAACGGTACTAATAATGTCATAGTGTCTCGAATGCAGAAATCAATATCCACATCAGATAATGAGGAAAGAAGTAGAAACAACTCTTTGATTGAGACAAAGACAGGTAGAAAGAGAAGAGACAGTTCTTCAGATGATGATAATTTATTTTTCTCCAAGTATGATAAAGATGCACCAGAACTCAAAGGTCCAATAAAAGATTTCTCACA
- the LOC103631822 gene encoding serine-aspartate repeat-containing protein F isoform X3, with protein MRSEEAERLSKSRKSIVLDPANPSVKSQAKSMAAAAVEGNPRRMHWKQKNEFFKKNKAAVITPTKSVSKVKLSNNIPKGNISSSPAPSPEQPGASNPSFPVGSDANNEVTTPFDLNKGENSKHEKSTASKMSNKGINRRASSHAANVDNNTKEVRSYLISVLSKNPKGMGLKALEKVAADAFPNASKKIESIVKNIANYQGPERYVLKPGLEVESSKRHASEGVRSISENIEESAPSLKIDDPDICERIDIVGSPLAVTDGKLSNDSEGKAGTSSDSGSDSDSDSDSSDSGSDSESQSRSAAETGSGSSSDSDSDASSSSKEGSDAIVDITSDDDKANTAHTKVVDDLNLSSSPRDLTRLNVDDEQIDIGTNLDYRSASPHIDLNNFNTGNDDAAAEGFSSGNLNKPSEMPGSKNMTNTRMDSIGVDNKHNEMSFVDNLFDDSMRAASENSPKGEAGQLTVQHGNKRKSTSKDESKLVPVNIAKPKLKRSSGSENSTAKPESAKKAKPDVTSPIGSLSEHKRSLPPEKHTNDRLNKETGNVSRDASRDSSPAMKGRPSAPGNLQRIDQSPNLPIPTMHSEGTKGNAVKSSSKKKSDKMQKPWHGIDGDFGSCYSHGVDHHANFDGSDDSSTRKRSRHENPLIDDKMLKHSKDTNANINSMNLTKSSREIVVPDEVTAFPESNESNGEPSNSQRDNVEKSPYGKKKLQRELSDLELGELRETSLENDDGRIRKQFERNSSSKSLDAKLTGVNNFYPSINDRKTPVTVFHDKRKPSPQEYGNRGHVNQEGFQRKAAVYAFDDNRPQQRENFPESLHLPKIDNSDSENIMYPDRSGEKTSKRETRMAHSGMLEYADMQKKKATSRLPQNGTNNVIVSRMQKSISTSDNEERSRNNSLIETKTGRKRRDSSSDDDNLFFSKYDKDAPELKGPIKDFSQFEDYVQEYNEKYGVYSYLSSQIDKTKSDFLRVQDDLNVAKERDKEQYYNTVERLRDMYHESGARHKLMKKVFLLLHEELQIIKQRIKDFSEAY; from the exons ATGCGCTCAGAGGAGGCTGAACGTCTCTCAAAATCTCGAAA ATCAATCGTGCTGGACCCTGCCAATCCATCTGTCAAGAGTCAGGCCAAGTCAATGGCTGCAGCAGCTGTAGAAG GCAATCCACGGAGGATGCACTGGAAGCAGAAGAATGAATTTTTTAAGAAGAATAAAG CTGCTGTTATCACCCCAACCAAATCAGTTTCGAAGGTCAAGTTATCTAACAATATTCCCAAAGGGAATATCTCGAGTTCACCTGCACCTTCTCCTGAACAACCTGGAGCAAGCAATCCTTCATTTCCTGTTGGATCAGATGCAAATAATGAAGTCACAACACCTTTTGATTTGAACAAAGGGGAAAACAGTAAACATGAGAAATCGACTGCAAGTAAGATGTCTAACAAAGGTATAAATCGCCGTGCAAGTTCTCATGCTGCAAATGTGGATAATAATACAAAAGAAGTGCGAAGCTACTTGATATCTGTGCTCTCAAAAAATCCAAAAGGAATGGGCCTAAAG GCCTTGGAGAAAGTTGCTGCAGATGCATTTCCAAATGCATCAAAGAAAATAGAGAGCATCGTCAAGAAT ATTGCAAATTACCAAGGGCCTGAGAGGTATGTTCTCAAACCAGGGTTGGAGGTAGAAAGCTCTAAAAGGCATGCATCTGAAGGAGTAAG ATCCATCAGCGAGAATATTGAGGAATCTGCTCCAAGCCTAAAGATTGATGATCCTGATATATGTGAGAGGATTGACATTGTGGGCTCCCCACTTGCTGTAACAGATGGAAAACTCAGTAATGATAGTGAAGGTAAGGCTGGAACTTCCAGTGACAGTGGAAGTGACAGCGATAGTGATAGTGACAGCAGTGACAGTGGAAGTGATAGTGAGAGCCAAAGCAGAAGTGCTGCGGAAACTGGTAGTGGGAGTAGCAGTGATAGTGACAGTGATGCCTCATCAAGCAGCAAGGAAGGATCTGATGCAATTGTTGATATTACAAGTGATGATGACAAAGCAAATACAGCACACACAAAAGTAGTAGATGACCTTAATTTGTCTTCATCACCAAGAGATTTGACAAGACTTAATGTTGACGATGAACAAATTGACATTGGAACAAATCTGGACTACAGGAGTGCATCACCCCATATTGATCTGAACAATTTTAATACTGGCAATGATGATGCAGCAGCAGAGGGCTTTAGTTCTGGCAACCTGAACAAGCCATCTGAAATGCCGGGAAGCAAGAACATGACAAACACCAGAATGGATTCTATCGGAGTTGATAACAAGCACAATGAAATGTCTTTCGTGGACAACCTTTTCGATGATTCCATGAGAGCAGCCAGTGAGAACTCACCCAAGGGGGAAGCTGGTCAATTGACAGTGCAGCATGGCAATAAGAGAAAATCAACATCTAAGGATGAATCAAAACTCGTCCCAGTGAATATTGCCAAACCCAAATTAAAAAGGTCTTCTGGTAGTGAGAACTCCACAGCAAAGCCTGAGAGTGCCAAAAAGGCCAAACCTGACGTAACATCACCAATAGGTTCTTTATCAGAACACAAAAGAAGTTTACCCCCTGAAAAGCATACCAATGATAGGTTGAACAAGGAGACGGGGAATGTTAGCCGTGATGCTTCACGAGATAGCAGTCCTGCCAtgaaaggaagaccttcagctcctGGAAATTTACAGAGGATAGATCAGAGCCCAAATTTACCTATCCCAACAATGCATTCTGAGGGAACAAAAGGAAATGCTGTTAAATCAAGTTCAAAGAAAAAATCAGATAAGATGCAGAAACCATGGCATGGTATTGATGGTGACTTTGGCTCATGTTATTCACATGGTGTAGATCACCATGCCAATTTTGATGGCTCTGATGATTCTTCCACAAGAAAAAGGAGTAGACATGAGAATCCTCTTATTGATGATAAAATGCTTAAGCATTCGAAGGACACTAATGCTAATATAAATTCCATGAATTTAACCAAAAGTTCCAGAGAAATTGTTGTGCCTGATGAGGTAACTGCTTTTCCTGAATCTAATGAAAGTAATGGTGAGCCATCAAATTCACAAAGAGATAATGTTGAGAAATCACCTTATGGTAAAAAAAAGCTCCAGAGAGAGCTTTCTGATCTTGAGTTGGGTGAACTTCGCGAGACTTCTTTGGAAAATGATGATGGAAGGATAAGGAAGCAATTTGAGAGAAATAGTTCCTCCAAGTCGCTTGATGCTAAACTAACTGGTGTAAATAACTTCTACCCCAGTATAAATGACAGGAAGACTCCTGTAACCGTCTTTCATGATAAGAGGAAACCTTCACCTCAAGAATATGGAAATAGAGGCCATGTAAACCAGGAAGGGTTTCAGAGGAAGGCAGCAGTGTACGCGTTTGATGATAATAGGCCTCAACAAAGAGAGAATTTTCCAGAGAGCCTGCATTTGCCAAAGATTGATAATTCAGATTCTGAGAACATAATGTATCCAGATAGGTCAGGAGAAAAAACAAGCAAAAGGGAAACTAGGATGGCACATAGTGGAATGCTAGAGTATGCTGATATgcagaagaagaaagcaacctcAAGGCTTCCACAGAACGGTACTAATAATGTCATAGTGTCTCGAATGCAGAAATCAATATCCACATCAGATAATGAGGAAAGAAGTAGAAACAACTCTTTGATTGAGACAAAGACAGGTAGAAAGAGAAGAGACAGTTCTTCAGATGATGATAATTTATTTTTCTCCAAGTATGATAAAGATGCACCAGAACTCAAAGGTCCAATAAAAGATTTCTCACA
- the LOC103631822 gene encoding dentin sialophosphoprotein isoform X2, whose amino-acid sequence MLVEKNSNSPGHLNVANCVIFMKNVRVERMEMGCFWSVALLGARSIVLDPANPSVKSQAKSMAAAAVEGNPRRMHWKQKNEFFKKNKAAVITPTKSVSKVKLSNNIPKGNISSSPAPSPEQPGASNPSFPVGSDANNEVTTPFDLNKGENSKHEKSTASKMSNKGINRRASSHAANVDNNTKEVRSYLISVLSKNPKGMGLKALEKVAADAFPNASKKIESIVKNIANYQGPERYVLKPGLEVESSKRHASEGVRSISENIEESAPSLKIDDPDICERIDIVGSPLAVTDGKLSNDSEGKAGTSSDSGSDSDSDSDSSDSGSDSESQSRSAAETGSGSSSDSDSDASSSSKEGSDAIVDITSDDDKANTAHTKVVDDLNLSSSPRDLTRLNVDDEQIDIGTNLDYRSASPHIDLNNFNTGNDDAAAEGFSSGNLNKPSEMPGSKNMTNTRMDSIGVDNKHNEMSFVDNLFDDSMRAASENSPKGEAGQLTVQHGNKRKSTSKDESKLVPVNIAKPKLKRSSGSENSTAKPESAKKAKPDVTSPIGSLSEHKRSLPPEKHTNDRLNKETGNVSRDASRDSSPAMKGRPSAPGNLQRIDQSPNLPIPTMHSEGTKGNAVKSSSKKKSDKMQKPWHGIDGDFGSCYSHGVDHHANFDGSDDSSTRKRSRHENPLIDDKMLKHSKDTNANINSMNLTKSSREIVVPDEVTAFPESNESNGEPSNSQRDNVEKSPYGKKKLQRELSDLELGELRETSLENDDGRIRKQFERNSSSKSLDAKLTGVNNFYPSINDRKTPVTVFHDKRKPSPQEYGNRGHVNQEGFQRKAAVYAFDDNRPQQRENFPESLHLPKIDNSDSENIMYPDRSGEKTSKRETRMAHSGMLEYADMQKKKATSRLPQNGTNNVIVSRMQKSISTSDNEERSRNNSLIETKTGRKRRDSSSDDDNLFFSKYDKDAPELKGPIKDFSQFEDYVQEYNEKYGVYSYLSSQIDKTKSDFLRVQDDLNVAKERDKEQYYNTVERLRDMYHESGARHKLMKKVFLLLHEELQIIKQRIKDFSEAY is encoded by the exons ATGTTAGTGGAAAAGAATTCAAATTCACCTGGGCATCTGAACGTGGCGAATTGTGTGATATTTATGAAGAACGTCAGAGTGGAGAGGATGGAAATGGGTTGCTTCTGGAGTGTGGCTCTGCTTGGCGCAAG ATCAATCGTGCTGGACCCTGCCAATCCATCTGTCAAGAGTCAGGCCAAGTCAATGGCTGCAGCAGCTGTAGAAG GCAATCCACGGAGGATGCACTGGAAGCAGAAGAATGAATTTTTTAAGAAGAATAAAG CTGCTGTTATCACCCCAACCAAATCAGTTTCGAAGGTCAAGTTATCTAACAATATTCCCAAAGGGAATATCTCGAGTTCACCTGCACCTTCTCCTGAACAACCTGGAGCAAGCAATCCTTCATTTCCTGTTGGATCAGATGCAAATAATGAAGTCACAACACCTTTTGATTTGAACAAAGGGGAAAACAGTAAACATGAGAAATCGACTGCAAGTAAGATGTCTAACAAAGGTATAAATCGCCGTGCAAGTTCTCATGCTGCAAATGTGGATAATAATACAAAAGAAGTGCGAAGCTACTTGATATCTGTGCTCTCAAAAAATCCAAAAGGAATGGGCCTAAAG GCCTTGGAGAAAGTTGCTGCAGATGCATTTCCAAATGCATCAAAGAAAATAGAGAGCATCGTCAAGAAT ATTGCAAATTACCAAGGGCCTGAGAGGTATGTTCTCAAACCAGGGTTGGAGGTAGAAAGCTCTAAAAGGCATGCATCTGAAGGAGTAAG ATCCATCAGCGAGAATATTGAGGAATCTGCTCCAAGCCTAAAGATTGATGATCCTGATATATGTGAGAGGATTGACATTGTGGGCTCCCCACTTGCTGTAACAGATGGAAAACTCAGTAATGATAGTGAAGGTAAGGCTGGAACTTCCAGTGACAGTGGAAGTGACAGCGATAGTGATAGTGACAGCAGTGACAGTGGAAGTGATAGTGAGAGCCAAAGCAGAAGTGCTGCGGAAACTGGTAGTGGGAGTAGCAGTGATAGTGACAGTGATGCCTCATCAAGCAGCAAGGAAGGATCTGATGCAATTGTTGATATTACAAGTGATGATGACAAAGCAAATACAGCACACACAAAAGTAGTAGATGACCTTAATTTGTCTTCATCACCAAGAGATTTGACAAGACTTAATGTTGACGATGAACAAATTGACATTGGAACAAATCTGGACTACAGGAGTGCATCACCCCATATTGATCTGAACAATTTTAATACTGGCAATGATGATGCAGCAGCAGAGGGCTTTAGTTCTGGCAACCTGAACAAGCCATCTGAAATGCCGGGAAGCAAGAACATGACAAACACCAGAATGGATTCTATCGGAGTTGATAACAAGCACAATGAAATGTCTTTCGTGGACAACCTTTTCGATGATTCCATGAGAGCAGCCAGTGAGAACTCACCCAAGGGGGAAGCTGGTCAATTGACAGTGCAGCATGGCAATAAGAGAAAATCAACATCTAAGGATGAATCAAAACTCGTCCCAGTGAATATTGCCAAACCCAAATTAAAAAGGTCTTCTGGTAGTGAGAACTCCACAGCAAAGCCTGAGAGTGCCAAAAAGGCCAAACCTGACGTAACATCACCAATAGGTTCTTTATCAGAACACAAAAGAAGTTTACCCCCTGAAAAGCATACCAATGATAGGTTGAACAAGGAGACGGGGAATGTTAGCCGTGATGCTTCACGAGATAGCAGTCCTGCCAtgaaaggaagaccttcagctcctGGAAATTTACAGAGGATAGATCAGAGCCCAAATTTACCTATCCCAACAATGCATTCTGAGGGAACAAAAGGAAATGCTGTTAAATCAAGTTCAAAGAAAAAATCAGATAAGATGCAGAAACCATGGCATGGTATTGATGGTGACTTTGGCTCATGTTATTCACATGGTGTAGATCACCATGCCAATTTTGATGGCTCTGATGATTCTTCCACAAGAAAAAGGAGTAGACATGAGAATCCTCTTATTGATGATAAAATGCTTAAGCATTCGAAGGACACTAATGCTAATATAAATTCCATGAATTTAACCAAAAGTTCCAGAGAAATTGTTGTGCCTGATGAGGTAACTGCTTTTCCTGAATCTAATGAAAGTAATGGTGAGCCATCAAATTCACAAAGAGATAATGTTGAGAAATCACCTTATGGTAAAAAAAAGCTCCAGAGAGAGCTTTCTGATCTTGAGTTGGGTGAACTTCGCGAGACTTCTTTGGAAAATGATGATGGAAGGATAAGGAAGCAATTTGAGAGAAATAGTTCCTCCAAGTCGCTTGATGCTAAACTAACTGGTGTAAATAACTTCTACCCCAGTATAAATGACAGGAAGACTCCTGTAACCGTCTTTCATGATAAGAGGAAACCTTCACCTCAAGAATATGGAAATAGAGGCCATGTAAACCAGGAAGGGTTTCAGAGGAAGGCAGCAGTGTACGCGTTTGATGATAATAGGCCTCAACAAAGAGAGAATTTTCCAGAGAGCCTGCATTTGCCAAAGATTGATAATTCAGATTCTGAGAACATAATGTATCCAGATAGGTCAGGAGAAAAAACAAGCAAAAGGGAAACTAGGATGGCACATAGTGGAATGCTAGAGTATGCTGATATgcagaagaagaaagcaacctcAAGGCTTCCACAGAACGGTACTAATAATGTCATAGTGTCTCGAATGCAGAAATCAATATCCACATCAGATAATGAGGAAAGAAGTAGAAACAACTCTTTGATTGAGACAAAGACAGGTAGAAAGAGAAGAGACAGTTCTTCAGATGATGATAATTTATTTTTCTCCAAGTATGATAAAGATGCACCAGAACTCAAAGGTCCAATAAAAGATTTCTCACA